The proteins below come from a single Streptomyces sp. M92 genomic window:
- a CDS encoding Gfo/Idh/MocA family protein — MVDALGVAVVGFGWMGRVHTRAYARVRHHYPQLALRPELVTVAEEVPGRAEEAAAQFGFASTARDWREVAGDPRVHAVSITAPNFLHREIAVAMAEAGKHIWIEKPVGLSVDDAQAVADAVAKAGVQGAVGFNYRNAPAVEAARDLIAAGEIGTVTHVRVRLLSDYAAHPEAALTWRYERERGGSGVLGDLASHGADLARFLLGDIASLTADTAVFLPERARPAAATAGHARAAGGESGPVENEDYVSCLLRFASGARGVLEACRVSVGEQNNYGFEVHGTTGAVFWDFRRMNELGVSRGTQYQDQPVSAVYVGPAHGEFAAFQPGAANAMGYDDLKVVEAHRFLRSIAEATPYGATLPDAVHSAAVLEAMARSAERGTWVSCGISG; from the coding sequence ATGGTGGACGCACTCGGTGTCGCCGTCGTCGGTTTCGGCTGGATGGGCCGGGTGCACACCCGGGCGTACGCCCGGGTCCGCCACCACTATCCGCAGCTCGCCCTCCGCCCCGAACTGGTGACGGTCGCCGAGGAGGTGCCGGGGCGGGCCGAGGAGGCCGCCGCGCAGTTCGGCTTCGCCTCGACGGCCCGTGACTGGCGCGAGGTGGCCGGGGACCCGCGGGTGCACGCGGTCAGCATCACCGCGCCGAACTTCCTGCACCGCGAGATCGCCGTGGCGATGGCCGAGGCGGGCAAGCACATCTGGATCGAGAAGCCGGTCGGCCTGTCCGTCGACGACGCGCAGGCCGTCGCCGACGCGGTCGCCAAGGCGGGTGTGCAGGGCGCCGTCGGCTTCAACTACCGCAACGCGCCCGCCGTGGAGGCCGCCCGCGATCTGATCGCCGCCGGGGAGATCGGCACCGTCACCCATGTCCGCGTCCGGCTTCTCAGCGACTACGCCGCCCACCCCGAGGCAGCGCTGACCTGGCGCTACGAGCGGGAGCGCGGCGGCAGCGGGGTGCTCGGCGACCTGGCCTCGCACGGGGCGGACCTGGCCCGGTTCCTGCTCGGCGACATCGCGTCGCTGACCGCCGACACGGCCGTCTTCCTGCCCGAGCGAGCCCGCCCCGCCGCCGCGACCGCCGGTCACGCACGGGCGGCCGGCGGTGAGTCGGGGCCGGTCGAGAACGAGGACTACGTCAGCTGTCTGCTGCGCTTCGCCTCCGGCGCCCGCGGGGTCCTGGAGGCCTGCCGGGTCTCGGTCGGTGAGCAGAACAACTACGGCTTCGAGGTGCACGGCACCACGGGCGCGGTGTTCTGGGACTTCCGCCGCATGAACGAGCTGGGCGTCAGCCGCGGCACGCAGTACCAGGACCAGCCGGTGAGCGCGGTCTACGTCGGTCCGGCGCACGGCGAGTTCGCGGCCTTCCAGCCGGGAGCCGCGAACGCCATGGGCTACGACGACCTCAAGGTGGTGGAGGCCCACCGTTTCCTGCGCTCGATCGCGGAGGCCACCCCGTACGGCGCGACCCTGCCGGACGCCGTGCACAGCGCGGCCGTACTGGAGGCGATGGCGCGGTCGGCGGAGCGCGGTACCTGGGTCAGTTGCGGGATCTCCGGGTGA
- a CDS encoding ABC transporter permease subunit — translation MTTTTAPSPPLTGPVKGGGFKGALAFEWTKLWSVRATWWNLAVGLLLTVGFAAMVGASADASAKKGIDVAMPAPHHASQAFLVSQLTVVVLATLALTGEYSSGSVRTTLQAVPARGRMLRAKTLVVTAVVAVAGCVFSVLGTLVAAPLMSGHGDYTGGQLLGTALGAGVYLAALAVMSVGIGSVLRSAAGTITTLIMVLLALPQLMGVVGARWLETASDYMPSVAGTVLLTEDHDPYGGGAALLVLAVWSAACYAAGSAVLRRRDA, via the coding sequence ATGACGACGACAACGGCGCCCAGTCCCCCACTCACCGGTCCTGTCAAGGGCGGCGGGTTCAAGGGGGCCCTCGCCTTCGAATGGACGAAGCTGTGGAGCGTGCGGGCCACGTGGTGGAATCTCGCCGTCGGTCTGCTGCTCACCGTGGGCTTCGCCGCGATGGTCGGCGCGTCGGCCGACGCGAGTGCCAAGAAGGGCATCGACGTGGCGATGCCCGCTCCGCACCACGCGTCGCAGGCGTTCCTCGTCTCCCAGCTCACCGTCGTGGTCCTCGCGACCCTGGCGCTCACCGGCGAGTACTCCAGCGGCTCCGTGCGCACCACCCTGCAGGCCGTCCCGGCGCGTGGCCGGATGCTCCGGGCCAAGACGCTCGTCGTCACGGCCGTCGTGGCGGTCGCGGGGTGCGTGTTCAGTGTGCTCGGCACGCTGGTCGCGGCTCCACTGATGAGCGGTCACGGTGACTACACCGGCGGCCAACTGCTCGGCACCGCCCTCGGTGCCGGCGTGTACCTGGCCGCCCTCGCGGTGATGTCGGTGGGGATCGGCAGTGTGCTGCGCAGCGCCGCGGGCACCATCACGACACTCATCATGGTGCTGCTCGCGCTGCCCCAGCTGATGGGCGTCGTCGGCGCGCGATGGCTGGAGACCGCCTCCGACTACATGCCGAGCGTCGCCGGCACCGTGCTGCTCACCGAGGACCACGACCCCTACGGCGGTGGCGCCGCGCTGCTGGTGCTCGCGGTGTGGTCGGCGGCCTGCTACGCCGCGGGGTCCGCGGTGCTGCGCCGCCGTGACGCCTGA
- a CDS encoding ABC transporter ATP-binding protein, whose amino-acid sequence MITSDRLTKRYGGKAAVSDLSFTVAPGKVTGFLGPNGAGKSTTMRMIVGLDTPTSGRVLVGGKRYGELRRPLRVVGALLDARACHPGRSARRHLLGLARSNGIPASRVGEVLETVGLTEVAGKRVGSYSLGMGQRLGIAAALLGDPEVLLFDEPVNGLDPDGVRWARELMRSLAAQGRTVLVSSHLMSEMQETADHLLVIGRGRILADAPMEEVIAGSSLNAARVRTPEADALERELRRHGLRVDRGADLEPDELIVVGATLREIGDLAFAHRVPVHELSMRRASLEQAYMELTADSVEYGSPALSQILQTPDTPKV is encoded by the coding sequence ATGATCACGTCGGATCGGCTGACCAAACGGTACGGCGGCAAGGCAGCCGTCTCGGACCTCTCGTTCACCGTCGCGCCGGGGAAGGTCACGGGCTTCCTCGGGCCGAACGGCGCCGGAAAGTCCACCACCATGAGGATGATCGTCGGACTCGACACGCCGACGTCCGGGCGGGTGCTGGTGGGCGGGAAGCGCTACGGGGAACTTCGCCGTCCGCTGCGCGTGGTCGGCGCGCTCCTCGACGCGCGGGCCTGCCATCCCGGCCGCTCGGCGCGCCGTCATCTGCTGGGGCTGGCCCGCAGCAACGGCATCCCGGCGTCCCGGGTCGGTGAGGTCCTGGAGACCGTCGGGCTCACGGAGGTCGCCGGCAAGCGGGTCGGTTCGTACTCGCTCGGAATGGGCCAGCGGCTGGGCATCGCCGCGGCGCTGCTCGGCGATCCGGAGGTGCTGCTCTTCGACGAGCCGGTCAACGGCCTCGATCCGGACGGTGTGCGGTGGGCGCGCGAACTGATGCGTTCCCTGGCGGCTCAGGGGCGGACGGTGCTGGTCTCCAGCCACCTGATGAGCGAGATGCAGGAGACCGCCGACCACTTGCTGGTCATCGGCCGGGGCCGCATCCTGGCCGACGCCCCCATGGAGGAGGTGATCGCCGGCAGTTCACTGAACGCCGCCCGCGTCCGGACTCCGGAGGCCGACGCGCTGGAGCGGGAACTGCGCCGGCACGGCCTGCGGGTGGACCGGGGCGCGGACCTGGAGCCCGACGAACTCATCGTCGTCGGCGCCACCCTGCGGGAGATCGGTGACCTGGCCTTCGCCCACCGGGTCCCGGTCCACGAACTCAGCATGCGCCGGGCCAGCCTGGAGCAGGCGTACATGGAACTCACCGCGGACAGCGTGGAGTACGGCTCACCGGCCCTGTCCCAGATCCTGCAGACCCCCGACACCCCGAAGGTGTGA
- a CDS encoding sensor histidine kinase: MRRWQDIRRLTVQLLRNVAADRPFTRPVDHVLLLVLLSPSALDTELPAVAPAVWLAACLVVAVAVAVRRAAPLTSLLLAALLALFLPWSGASAWPAVAAAVLSWGAGRRLPRVWPAQLVFVCTTAAGIVLVGAVAEVKDGLSLLMLQFASCVLPWWAGNWRRQRAALAHAGWEHAERLEWRQRYVAEQARRRERARIAQDIHDSLGHELSVMALLAGGLELSGELSDEHRATAGRLRERCTLATERLHEAVGLLREDTGPSLVPAQESIAQLVRRFGGAATPVDFREEGAAPVPGAQGLAGLAAYRVVQEALTNAAKHAPGAPVSVRVDHRPDETVVSVVNERPRNGGSPSATGSGAGLIGLDERVRLAGGTLRAGPSRGGFGVHARLPHTPGAAPPRAPIPPGYDTAAPPWPVGGAGTDEAAGTAPDARAGARPGRSTSRTALLRARARLRGDARRAALLPVLLGAAIAALLTGLYAATSATTSVTPADYGRIRVGETRAELETVLPSRRIGKPPPALSEPAAPPGAACEYYRASQSLLDFTGTMYRLCFTDDVLTAKDRL, translated from the coding sequence ATGCGCAGATGGCAGGACATACGCCGGCTCACCGTGCAGCTCCTGCGGAACGTGGCCGCCGACCGGCCCTTCACCCGGCCCGTCGACCACGTGCTGCTCCTCGTGCTGCTGTCCCCCTCCGCCCTCGACACGGAGCTGCCCGCCGTCGCCCCGGCCGTGTGGCTGGCCGCGTGCCTGGTCGTGGCGGTCGCGGTCGCGGTACGGCGTGCGGCACCGCTGACGTCCCTGCTGCTCGCGGCGCTGCTCGCGCTCTTCCTTCCGTGGTCCGGCGCCAGTGCCTGGCCGGCGGTGGCGGCCGCGGTGCTGAGCTGGGGTGCGGGCAGGCGGCTGCCCCGGGTCTGGCCCGCCCAGCTGGTGTTCGTCTGTACCACCGCGGCCGGGATCGTCCTGGTCGGCGCGGTCGCCGAGGTGAAGGACGGGCTGAGCCTGCTGATGCTTCAGTTCGCCTCCTGCGTGCTGCCGTGGTGGGCCGGCAACTGGCGTCGGCAGCGTGCCGCGCTGGCCCACGCGGGCTGGGAACACGCCGAGCGACTGGAGTGGCGGCAGCGCTACGTCGCCGAACAGGCGCGGCGCAGGGAACGGGCCCGCATCGCCCAGGACATCCACGACTCCCTGGGTCACGAGCTGAGCGTGATGGCGCTGCTCGCCGGCGGACTGGAACTGTCCGGAGAACTGTCCGACGAACACCGCGCCACCGCCGGCCGGTTGCGGGAACGCTGCACCCTCGCCACCGAGCGGCTGCACGAGGCCGTCGGACTGCTGCGCGAGGACACCGGACCCTCTCTGGTGCCCGCCCAGGAGTCGATCGCCCAGCTCGTGCGCCGGTTCGGCGGGGCGGCCACGCCGGTGGACTTCCGGGAGGAGGGCGCGGCGCCCGTGCCGGGTGCTCAGGGACTGGCCGGCCTCGCGGCCTACCGGGTGGTGCAGGAGGCCCTGACCAACGCGGCCAAGCACGCGCCGGGCGCTCCGGTCTCCGTACGGGTGGACCACCGGCCGGACGAGACGGTGGTGTCGGTCGTCAACGAGCGGCCGCGCAACGGCGGGAGCCCGTCCGCCACCGGCAGCGGTGCCGGTCTGATCGGCCTGGACGAACGCGTCCGTCTGGCGGGCGGCACCCTGCGGGCGGGCCCGAGCCGGGGCGGCTTCGGGGTGCACGCACGGCTGCCGCACACCCCGGGGGCGGCACCACCGAGGGCGCCGATTCCGCCCGGGTACGACACGGCGGCTCCCCCCTGGCCCGTCGGCGGCGCGGGTACGGACGAGGCCGCGGGCACGGCCCCGGACGCGCGGGCCGGGGCCCGGCCGGGCCGGAGCACGTCGCGGACGGCGTTGCTGCGCGCCAGGGCCCGACTGCGCGGCGACGCCCGGCGGGCCGCGCTCCTGCCGGTGCTGCTCGGCGCGGCGATCGCGGCTCTCCTCACCGGCCTGTACGCCGCGACCTCGGCGACCACATCGGTCACGCCCGCGGACTACGGGCGCATCCGGGTCGGTGAGACACGTGCGGAACTGGAGACCGTCCTCCCGTCGCGGCGGATCGGGAAGCCGCCGCCGGCCCTGTC